One window of the Vicinamibacterales bacterium genome contains the following:
- the moaC gene encoding cyclic pyranopterin monophosphate synthase MoaC, whose amino-acid sequence MAKNKKPAALTHVDAKGRIRMVDVGDKPVTSREAVARGSIAMSAVARKLIRSGAVKKGDPLQAARLAGIMAAKKTSELIPLCHPLVLSHVSIELTPTRAGYAIEGRVRTSGQTGVEMEALTAVSVAALTLYDMVKAVDKAMTISDIELVEKRGGRSGHYVRKSKA is encoded by the coding sequence ATGGCGAAGAATAAGAAACCAGCCGCGCTGACGCATGTCGATGCGAAAGGGCGCATCCGCATGGTGGACGTGGGCGACAAGCCCGTCACGTCCCGCGAGGCGGTGGCGCGCGGGTCGATCGCGATGTCGGCCGTGGCGCGCAAGCTGATTCGCTCCGGTGCGGTGAAGAAAGGCGACCCGCTCCAGGCCGCCCGCCTGGCCGGCATCATGGCGGCGAAGAAGACCAGCGAGCTGATTCCGCTGTGCCATCCGCTGGTGTTGAGCCACGTCTCGATCGAACTCACGCCCACGCGCGCCGGCTATGCCATCGAAGGCCGGGTTCGCACGTCCGGTCAGACCGGCGTTGAGATGGAAGCGCTCACCGCCGTGTCGGTCGCCGCGCTCACGCTCTACGACATGGTCAAGGCGGTGGACAAGGCCATGACCATCAGCGACATCGAGCTCGTGGAAAAGCGGGGCGGCCGGTCCGGTCACTACGTGAGGAAGTCGAAGGCCTGA
- a CDS encoding D-2-hydroxyacid dehydrogenase has protein sequence MRILVSIQQPVRQWQIPAEGVATLRARFPHIEFIYATAADERARGLADCDVAYTWILTASELATATKLRWLHTSAVAVETLCLPELFAGGVTVTNTRGVQAIPIAEHTMAVVLALAKQLPLVLERQRTAQWAQNEFMGPRLPWLLSGRTLGLIGVGTIGAEIASRARAFGMRVVAMRRRAGHPGVAAVDQVFGPAQLDELLRQTDVLVIAAPLTPQTVGLIGEAQLARLPKGAVVVNVGRANIIDTGALIAALHSGHLGGASLDVYPQEPLPAGHPLWTCPNVILTPHTSGFRTGHWEEVVDLFAQNIERFERGEALRFRVEPELGY, from the coding sequence ATGAGAATCCTCGTCTCCATCCAGCAGCCGGTCAGGCAGTGGCAGATCCCCGCTGAAGGCGTGGCCACCCTCCGTGCCCGGTTCCCGCACATCGAATTCATCTACGCCACCGCCGCCGACGAACGCGCCCGCGGTCTTGCCGACTGCGACGTCGCTTACACCTGGATCCTGACGGCGTCCGAGCTCGCCACCGCGACGAAGCTGCGCTGGCTGCATACCTCCGCCGTGGCGGTGGAAACGCTGTGCCTGCCCGAGCTGTTCGCCGGCGGCGTCACCGTCACCAACACGCGCGGCGTCCAGGCCATCCCGATTGCGGAGCACACCATGGCGGTCGTGCTCGCCCTGGCGAAGCAGCTTCCGCTCGTGCTCGAGCGCCAGCGAACCGCGCAATGGGCGCAGAACGAATTCATGGGACCGCGCCTGCCGTGGCTGTTGAGCGGCCGCACGCTCGGGCTGATCGGCGTCGGCACCATCGGCGCGGAGATCGCGAGCCGGGCCCGGGCCTTCGGCATGCGCGTCGTCGCCATGCGGCGGCGGGCCGGCCACCCAGGCGTGGCCGCGGTGGATCAGGTCTTCGGACCCGCACAGCTCGACGAACTGCTGCGGCAGACCGACGTGCTGGTGATTGCCGCGCCGCTCACGCCGCAGACGGTCGGACTGATCGGCGAGGCGCAACTGGCGCGACTGCCGAAGGGCGCGGTGGTCGTCAACGTCGGCCGCGCGAACATCATCGACACCGGCGCGCTGATCGCGGCGCTCCATTCGGGCCATCTGGGCGGGGCGTCGCTGGACGTGTATCCGCAGGAGCCGCTGCCGGCCGGGCATCCGCTGTGGACGTGCCCGAACGTCATCCTTACGCCCCACACCTCCGGCTTCCGGACGGGCCATTGGGAAGAAGTGGTCGATCTGTTCGCGCAGAACATCGAGCGCTTCGAACGGGGAGAGGCGCTGCGTTTCCGGGTCGAGCCGGAGCTGGGGTACTGA
- a CDS encoding cation diffusion facilitator family transporter, producing MQARYGQVAQVLWRVFFLNLVVAAAKIALGLSSGAVSVLSDGFHSLTDTASNVVALVGVRIASHPPDDDHPYGHRKFETMASVGILIFLLLVLFEVLSAAVARLQSGGAPIITPLTFVVMAGTFLVNVGVVIYERAAGRRFESEVLMADAHHTTSDLFTSAAVIAALIGVRLGYLWLDPVAALVIAAFIGLACWEIFQSTSGILADRFVIPEEAIREVVRSVPEVFGCHHIRTRGSNDFVFLDLHVWMDRDMRLDEAHRLSHVVKDRLMARFPQIKDAIIHIEPPPEIGV from the coding sequence GTGCAGGCCCGTTACGGCCAGGTCGCGCAAGTCCTCTGGCGGGTCTTCTTCCTTAACCTGGTCGTAGCCGCGGCCAAGATCGCGCTCGGGCTCTCGTCCGGCGCGGTCAGCGTCTTGTCCGACGGCTTTCACTCCCTCACCGACACCGCCTCGAACGTCGTCGCCCTGGTCGGCGTGCGCATTGCCAGCCATCCGCCGGACGACGACCACCCGTACGGGCATCGCAAGTTCGAGACCATGGCGTCGGTCGGCATCCTCATCTTCCTGCTGCTGGTGCTGTTCGAAGTGCTGTCGGCAGCGGTGGCGCGGCTGCAATCCGGCGGCGCGCCGATCATCACGCCGCTGACGTTCGTGGTGATGGCCGGCACGTTTCTCGTCAACGTCGGCGTCGTGATCTACGAGCGGGCCGCGGGCCGCCGGTTCGAGAGCGAAGTGCTGATGGCCGACGCCCATCACACGACGAGCGATCTGTTCACGTCGGCGGCGGTGATCGCGGCGTTGATTGGCGTGCGGTTGGGCTACCTGTGGCTCGACCCGGTGGCGGCGCTGGTGATTGCGGCGTTCATCGGCTTGGCCTGCTGGGAGATCTTCCAGTCCACGTCTGGGATCCTGGCCGACCGCTTCGTCATTCCGGAAGAGGCGATTCGCGAGGTCGTGCGCAGCGTGCCCGAGGTGTTCGGGTGCCATCACATCCGCACGCGCGGCTCGAACGACTTCGTCTTCCTCGATCTCCATGTCTGGATGGACCGCGACATGCGCCTGGACGAGGCGCACCGGCTGTCGCACGTGGTGAAGGATCGGTTGATGGCGCGCTTCCCGCAAATCAAGGACGCCATCATTCACATCGAACCGCCGCCGGAAATCGGGGTCTGA
- a CDS encoding bifunctional homocysteine S-methyltransferase/methylenetetrahydrofolate reductase — MKPFLEALDERVLVCDGAMGTMLYAKGVFINRCFESLNQTQPDMVVDVHCDYLKAGADIIETNTFGANRMKLRGFGLGDQVRDLNLAGATLARRAVEKSGQPAYVAGAIGPLGVRIEPWGKTGLDEAEAMFREQAQALFDGKVDLFILETFRDLNEIGAAIAAVRSVCDLPIVAQMTTEEDGASLDGAPPEQFAPDLIARGASIVGVNCSVGPAPMLETIERISEVTDVWLSAQPNAGRPRDIEGRNLYLCSPEYMASYARRFIASGVRLVGGCCGTTPEHIRQIALAAKSLAPGLARHAGTAEVRTPVASQPNARPALPREAKSVMGRKLANGGFIRAIELVPPRGHSADAALADATRLARRGVDVVTIPDGPRSGARMSALSLAVLVQQHAAVEVLLQYSCRDRNLLGIQSDLLGAHAMGVRNLLGITGDVRSLGDIPDATAVFDVDSIGLTNVITRLNHGLDIGGQSIGEPTAFHTGVMVNPSRDLDREVRRLEFKVEAGAEFAVTRPVFDVAAFERFLARVAPLGVPIIVGIWPFESALNAEFMANEVPGVTVPDALVERMRRTTSAEAAAAEGVKVARELVEAIKGMAAGIQISTPSGRLDAALDVLDVV; from the coding sequence GTGAAGCCCTTTCTTGAAGCGTTGGATGAGCGTGTGCTCGTGTGCGATGGCGCCATGGGCACGATGCTGTACGCGAAGGGCGTGTTCATCAATCGCTGCTTCGAGTCGCTGAACCAGACCCAGCCCGACATGGTGGTGGACGTCCACTGCGATTACCTGAAGGCGGGCGCCGACATCATCGAGACCAACACCTTCGGCGCCAACCGCATGAAGCTGCGCGGTTTCGGGCTCGGCGACCAGGTCCGCGATCTCAACCTCGCCGGCGCCACGCTCGCGCGGCGCGCGGTGGAGAAGTCGGGGCAACCCGCCTACGTGGCCGGCGCCATCGGCCCGCTCGGCGTGCGCATCGAGCCGTGGGGCAAGACCGGCCTCGATGAGGCCGAGGCCATGTTCCGTGAGCAGGCGCAGGCGCTGTTCGACGGCAAGGTGGACCTCTTCATTCTCGAGACCTTCCGCGACCTCAACGAGATCGGCGCGGCGATCGCGGCCGTGCGCAGCGTGTGCGACCTGCCGATCGTGGCGCAGATGACCACCGAGGAAGACGGCGCCAGCCTCGACGGCGCGCCGCCCGAGCAGTTCGCGCCCGACCTGATCGCGCGCGGCGCCAGCATCGTCGGCGTCAACTGCAGCGTCGGCCCGGCGCCGATGCTCGAGACCATCGAGCGCATCAGCGAGGTGACCGACGTGTGGCTGTCGGCGCAGCCCAACGCCGGCAGGCCGCGCGACATCGAGGGCCGCAACCTCTACCTGTGCTCGCCGGAATACATGGCGTCGTACGCGCGGCGGTTCATCGCCTCCGGCGTGCGGCTGGTGGGCGGCTGCTGCGGCACCACGCCGGAGCACATCCGCCAGATCGCGCTGGCGGCGAAGTCGCTGGCCCCGGGCCTGGCGCGGCACGCGGGCACCGCCGAGGTGCGGACGCCGGTGGCCAGCCAGCCCAACGCCCGCCCGGCCCTCCCGCGCGAGGCGAAGTCGGTGATGGGCCGCAAGCTCGCCAACGGCGGTTTCATCCGCGCCATCGAACTGGTGCCGCCCCGCGGCCATTCCGCCGACGCGGCGCTGGCCGACGCCACGCGCCTGGCCCGGCGCGGCGTCGACGTCGTCACCATTCCCGACGGCCCCCGCTCCGGAGCGCGCATGAGCGCGCTGTCGCTGGCCGTGCTCGTGCAGCAGCACGCGGCGGTGGAAGTGTTGCTGCAGTACTCGTGTCGCGATCGCAACCTGCTGGGCATCCAGTCGGATCTGCTTGGCGCGCACGCCATGGGCGTGCGGAACCTGCTCGGCATCACCGGCGATGTGCGAAGCCTTGGTGACATCCCCGATGCCACGGCGGTGTTCGACGTGGACTCGATCGGACTGACCAACGTCATTACTCGTCTCAACCATGGACTGGACATCGGCGGCCAGTCGATCGGCGAGCCGACGGCGTTCCATACCGGCGTGATGGTGAACCCGTCACGCGATCTCGACCGGGAAGTACGGCGGCTCGAATTCAAGGTGGAAGCCGGCGCCGAGTTCGCGGTGACCAGACCGGTGTTCGATGTGGCGGCCTTCGAACGGTTCCTGGCTCGCGTGGCGCCGCTGGGCGTGCCTATCATCGTCGGCATCTGGCCGTTTGAAAGCGCGCTCAATGCTGAATTCATGGCCAACGAAGTGCCCGGCGTAACCGTTCCGGATGCACTGGTGGAGCGGATGCGACGGACGACCAGCGCCGAGGCCGCGGCCGCGGAAGGCGTAAAAGTGGCGAGGGAACTCGTCGAAGCCATCAAGGGGATGGCCGCGGGCATCCAGATCTCGACGCCGTCGGGCCGGCTCGACGCCGCCCTCGACGTGCTCGACGTGGTATAG
- a CDS encoding redox-sensing transcriptional repressor Rex: MNSPNKRRAAAEPVSELTTNRLSVYLRCLSQLESAGVNTISSQALAEQFHLNAAQIRKDLAYFGEFGVRGVGYYVKDLKRNLRQILGLDRKLRVAVMGAGNLGLALADYPGFRREGFEIVAMFDVADAKIGDESRSGVPINDLKDLKKVVRKEHIDIAVIAVPAESAQHVLDQVVAAGIKAVLNFSPGSLKVPPGVKMKGVDLTVSLESLSFYLAQGIDGEE; this comes from the coding sequence GTGAATTCACCGAACAAGCGGAGGGCGGCGGCCGAGCCGGTTTCCGAACTCACCACGAATCGGCTGTCCGTCTACCTCCGCTGCCTCAGTCAACTCGAGTCGGCCGGGGTCAACACCATTTCGTCGCAGGCGCTCGCCGAGCAGTTCCACCTGAACGCCGCGCAGATCCGCAAGGACCTCGCCTACTTCGGCGAGTTCGGCGTCCGTGGCGTCGGGTATTACGTCAAGGACCTCAAGCGCAACCTCCGCCAGATTCTCGGCCTCGATCGCAAGCTGCGCGTCGCCGTGATGGGCGCCGGCAATCTGGGCCTCGCCCTGGCCGACTACCCGGGCTTCAGGCGCGAGGGCTTCGAGATTGTCGCGATGTTCGACGTCGCCGACGCAAAAATCGGGGACGAATCGCGGAGCGGCGTCCCCATCAACGACCTGAAGGACCTCAAGAAGGTGGTGCGGAAGGAACACATCGACATTGCCGTGATTGCCGTGCCGGCCGAGTCGGCGCAGCACGTGCTCGACCAGGTGGTGGCGGCCGGCATCAAGGCGGTGTTGAACTTCTCGCCCGGATCGTTGAAAGTTCCCCCCGGGGTGAAGATGAAGGGCGTGGACCTGACCGTGTCGCTCGAAAGCCTGTCGTTCTACCTGGCGCAGGGCATTGATGGCGAAGAATAA
- the nuoI gene encoding NADH-quinone oxidoreductase subunit NuoI — protein sequence MIGPLAKGFALTFKHLFRRPITVNYPDQKVPMFPRYRGKQVLMRDEAGLEKCVACGLCAVACPADAIYLEAAENDGTVMAGPRYASTYQIHKTRCIFCGYCEEACPVSAIFMGKDYELAVYSKDDFIWDKTELLVPAAADQKAPMPAR from the coding sequence ATGATCGGTCCGCTCGCGAAAGGCTTTGCGCTCACTTTCAAGCACCTGTTCCGCCGTCCCATCACGGTGAACTATCCCGACCAGAAGGTCCCCATGTTTCCGCGGTATCGCGGCAAACAGGTCCTGATGCGCGACGAAGCCGGGCTGGAAAAGTGCGTGGCGTGCGGGTTGTGCGCGGTGGCGTGCCCGGCCGATGCCATTTACCTTGAAGCCGCGGAGAACGACGGCACGGTCATGGCGGGCCCGCGCTACGCGTCCACCTACCAGATTCACAAGACGCGCTGCATCTTCTGCGGCTACTGCGAAGAGGCCTGCCCGGTGTCGGCCATCTTTATGGGCAAGGACTACGAGCTGGCCGTCTACAGCAAAGACGACTTCATCTGGGACAAGACCGAGCTGCTTGTGCCCGCCGCGGCGGATCAAAAGGCGCCGATGCCGGCGCGCTAG
- a CDS encoding LytTR family DNA-binding domain-containing protein has protein sequence MTPTSITLTAVVADDEQLARDELCFLLQAVDGVDVVGVASNGVEALEEIARHSPDVVFLDVQMPGLTGFEVAKRLLDRGTGPGVIFVTAFDQRAIEAFEVNAVDYLLKPVDARRLETAVGRARSRKAQSEPLAGQLDRLVRMMAGQKDRRDQVAVKVLDRFVLVQADDIIHASLVEDSISIVTSQVSGTSNDRTLDELHARLDPELFWRVHRSHLVNINKVKEIVPWFSRNYILRMKDAKATEIPVSRSQTRRLRDYLKL, from the coding sequence ATGACACCCACATCCATCACCCTGACCGCCGTCGTCGCCGACGATGAACAGCTCGCGCGGGACGAGTTGTGCTTCCTGCTGCAGGCGGTGGACGGCGTGGACGTCGTCGGGGTGGCGTCCAACGGCGTGGAAGCGCTCGAGGAAATCGCCCGGCATTCGCCCGACGTGGTGTTTCTCGACGTGCAGATGCCGGGGCTCACCGGGTTCGAGGTGGCGAAGCGGCTGCTCGACCGGGGAACCGGACCGGGTGTGATCTTCGTCACAGCCTTTGACCAGCGCGCGATCGAGGCGTTCGAGGTGAACGCCGTGGACTACCTCCTGAAGCCGGTTGACGCGAGGCGGCTCGAGACGGCGGTAGGACGCGCGCGCAGCCGGAAGGCCCAATCCGAGCCCCTGGCGGGCCAATTGGACCGGTTGGTGCGAATGATGGCCGGCCAGAAAGACCGCCGGGACCAGGTGGCCGTCAAAGTACTGGACCGGTTCGTGCTGGTCCAGGCCGACGACATCATCCATGCGTCGCTCGTCGAGGATTCGATTAGTATTGTGACAAGCCAGGTCTCGGGGACGTCGAACGACCGAACACTGGACGAGCTGCACGCGAGGCTCGATCCGGAACTGTTCTGGCGCGTGCACCGTTCGCACCTGGTCAACATTAACAAGGTGAAGGAGATCGTGCCTTGGTTCAGCCGGAACTACATCCTGAGGATGAAAGACGCGAAGGCGACGGAAATTCCGGTCAGCCGTTCGCAGACCCGCCGTCTTCGGGACTACCTGAAGCTGTAG
- the lepB gene encoding signal peptidase I — MLFADPGDETTPVPMVVTEALEPQAPLPLAIDQDAAQVMRRLEVWRDEFFAWVRTLASAAVYATLIVTFGFQVARVEGQSMAPTLADQDRLIVNKLRYRLTAPQRGDIVMLYYPLNPDKSFVKRVIAEEGDTVRVVDGRVYVNDVPVRDDFVPAEYRSHDDWGPQVIPEGYYFVMGDHRNNSSDSRHWGFVPKKYIIGKVQIRWWPVPQARVF, encoded by the coding sequence GTGTTGTTCGCCGACCCCGGCGATGAAACGACACCGGTGCCGATGGTCGTGACCGAGGCGCTCGAACCCCAGGCGCCGCTGCCGCTGGCCATCGACCAGGACGCGGCGCAGGTGATGCGCCGGCTCGAGGTGTGGCGCGACGAGTTCTTTGCCTGGGTCCGCACCCTGGCCTCGGCCGCCGTCTACGCCACCCTGATCGTGACGTTCGGTTTCCAGGTGGCGCGCGTCGAGGGCCAGAGCATGGCGCCCACGCTCGCCGATCAGGATCGCCTGATCGTCAACAAGCTCCGCTATCGCCTCACCGCGCCGCAGCGCGGCGACATCGTGATGCTGTACTACCCGCTCAACCCCGACAAGTCGTTCGTCAAGCGCGTGATTGCCGAAGAGGGCGACACCGTGCGCGTGGTGGACGGCCGCGTCTACGTCAACGACGTGCCGGTCCGCGACGACTTCGTGCCCGCGGAATATCGCAGCCACGACGACTGGGGCCCGCAGGTCATTCCCGAGGGCTACTACTTCGTGATGGGCGACCACCGGAACAACAGCTCCGACAGCCGCCACTGGGGCTTCGTGCCCAAGAAGTACATCATCGGCAAGGTCCAGATTCGCTGGTGGCCGGTTCCCCAGGCGCGCGTCTTCTAA
- a CDS encoding oligopeptide transporter, OPT family, which translates to MADPSKAFQPYVPASQSPAEFTAKAIVLGVLFGLLFGASTVYLGLRAGLTVSASIPIAVLAISVLKKLGGSTILENNIVQTIGSAGESVAGGVVFTIPALIFLLPDGPKFFSYTQITMLAFAGGILGVLMMVPLRRALIVKEHGVLPYPEGTACAEVLVAGERGGQLATLVFSGLGIGALWKSLSWTFNLFRQEIGHSLARTSQFPNATLNVDISPEYMGVGYVIGPRIAGTMFAGGVLSWLVLLPLLSLLGAAITTPFPPIHPNFANNPATGLPFLISEMSPGQIWSAYIRYIGAGAVLAAGLITLARTLPTIISSAREGLKGFGTGAGGEQLRTERDMPMAIVLGGSLLLAIFLAVTPGLPTQGNVLVSVLIILFGFFFATVSSRITGLIGSSSNPISGMTIATLIITCMIFVALGWTGDVYGPVALSVGAIVCIAAANAGNTSQDLKTGYIVGATPIYQQMGLAIGVVTSAFVIGMTVLYMHQVFGIGSADVPAPQATLMATLIKGLLSQNLPWGLVLVGVFVAVTLELCGIHSLSFAVGAYLPIATTAPIFIGGLVRWWVERKTGETSESDLSSGTLFSSGLIAGGSLAGILYAILVGADWLRPFQVVGEMLPALRGEDAFGQIAGALLFLGLAVILTRFAQRKV; encoded by the coding sequence ATGGCCGACCCGTCGAAAGCCTTTCAGCCCTACGTTCCCGCCTCACAGTCCCCCGCCGAATTCACCGCCAAAGCCATCGTGCTGGGCGTGCTGTTCGGCTTGCTCTTCGGCGCCTCCACCGTGTACCTCGGCCTGCGCGCCGGCCTCACCGTGAGCGCGTCGATTCCGATCGCGGTGCTCGCCATTTCGGTGCTCAAGAAGCTTGGCGGCTCGACGATCCTCGAAAACAACATCGTCCAGACCATCGGCTCGGCCGGCGAATCGGTGGCCGGCGGCGTCGTGTTCACCATTCCGGCGCTGATCTTCCTGCTGCCGGACGGACCCAAGTTCTTCAGCTACACGCAAATCACCATGCTGGCGTTTGCCGGCGGCATTCTCGGCGTCCTGATGATGGTGCCGCTGCGCCGCGCCCTGATCGTGAAGGAGCACGGCGTGCTGCCCTACCCCGAAGGCACGGCCTGCGCCGAGGTCCTCGTCGCCGGCGAGCGGGGCGGGCAACTGGCGACGCTGGTGTTCAGCGGCCTGGGCATCGGCGCGTTGTGGAAGTCGCTGTCGTGGACCTTCAACCTCTTCCGGCAGGAGATTGGCCACTCGCTGGCCCGCACCAGCCAGTTTCCGAATGCGACGCTGAACGTGGACATCTCGCCCGAGTACATGGGCGTTGGCTACGTCATCGGCCCGCGCATCGCCGGTACCATGTTCGCCGGCGGCGTGCTGTCGTGGCTGGTGCTGCTGCCGCTGCTCTCGCTGCTGGGCGCGGCCATCACCACGCCGTTCCCGCCCATCCATCCGAACTTCGCCAATAACCCGGCGACGGGCCTGCCGTTCCTGATCTCGGAGATGAGCCCGGGGCAGATCTGGAGCGCCTACATCCGCTACATCGGCGCCGGCGCCGTGCTGGCGGCCGGGTTGATCACGCTGGCCCGCACCCTGCCGACGATCATCTCGTCGGCGCGCGAAGGGCTGAAGGGCTTCGGCACGGGGGCGGGCGGCGAGCAACTGCGCACCGAGCGCGACATGCCGATGGCGATCGTGCTGGGCGGCTCGTTGCTGCTGGCCATCTTCCTGGCGGTGACGCCGGGGCTGCCGACCCAGGGCAACGTGCTGGTGTCGGTGTTGATCATCCTGTTCGGCTTCTTCTTCGCGACCGTCTCGTCCCGCATCACCGGCCTCATCGGGTCCTCGTCGAACCCCATCTCCGGCATGACCATCGCCACGCTGATCATCACCTGCATGATCTTCGTCGCGCTCGGCTGGACCGGCGATGTCTACGGCCCGGTCGCCCTCTCGGTGGGCGCCATCGTCTGCATTGCCGCCGCCAACGCCGGCAACACGTCACAGGACCTCAAGACCGGCTACATCGTGGGCGCCACCCCCATCTACCAGCAGATGGGCCTGGCCATCGGCGTCGTCACCTCGGCTTTCGTCATCGGCATGACGGTGCTCTATATGCACCAGGTGTTCGGCATCGGCTCGGCCGACGTGCCGGCGCCACAGGCCACACTCATGGCCACGCTGATCAAGGGCCTGCTGTCGCAGAACCTGCCCTGGGGCCTGGTGCTGGTGGGCGTCTTCGTGGCGGTCACGCTCGAGTTGTGCGGCATTCACTCGCTGTCGTTCGCGGTCGGCGCCTACCTGCCGATTGCGACCACCGCGCCGATCTTCATCGGTGGTCTCGTGCGCTGGTGGGTCGAGCGTAAGACCGGCGAAACCAGCGAGTCGGACCTCAGTTCCGGCACGCTGTTCAGCTCGGGCCTGATCGCCGGCGGCTCGCTCGCCGGCATCCTCTACGCCATCCTGGTCGGCGCCGACTGGTTGCGGCCGTTCCAGGTCGTGGGCGAAATGCTGCCGGCACTGCGCGGCGAAGACGCGTTTGGACAGATCGCCGGCGCGCTGCTGTTCCTGGGGCTCGCGGTGATCCTGACGCGCTTCGCGCAACGCAAGGTCTGA
- a CDS encoding sensor histidine kinase, whose protein sequence is MQDPKFLSAGQFLLTTLVVKLAAMAALATMLARYRRFRHILIFEQRNWPDRLIFALGLGVPLTAGVAARVLLNYDAADLTLEGAFLAGLIAGPYTGALVGLAMAMPALAAGEYAAPFFAVGCGFAGGGLREACPKEEIWSFSPFELLSIPRYVWRMIRRVEVNWQVVLLLAIIGLEAIRQTVGARYPLRLFQLSDPSPWLSLLVYLATIITVSTPIKIWNNARIEHRLQEQEKLLLAAKVEALKSQINPHFLFNTLASVSSLIRSQPETARQVIQKLSGLLRKLMSNQQQFVTLREELAAIDEYLDIEVIRFGTRLAVHKAIAPDTLDIIVPSLLLQPLVENCIKHGFARKVGPGTITLRSWRNGGTAVIEVADDGLGISQERLAHALSSGIGLSNVNERLRVLYGTTGRLVLTGSPGKGACARVEIPLDLSAERVTA, encoded by the coding sequence ATGCAAGACCCTAAATTTCTCTCCGCCGGGCAGTTCCTGCTGACGACCCTGGTCGTCAAACTCGCAGCCATGGCCGCGCTGGCGACGATGCTCGCCCGCTACCGGCGCTTCCGCCACATCCTGATTTTCGAGCAGCGCAACTGGCCGGACCGGCTGATCTTCGCGCTCGGCCTGGGCGTGCCGCTGACCGCCGGCGTCGCCGCCCGTGTGCTGCTCAACTACGACGCCGCCGACTTGACGCTGGAAGGCGCCTTTCTCGCCGGGCTCATCGCCGGCCCCTACACCGGCGCGCTGGTCGGCCTGGCCATGGCCATGCCGGCGCTGGCGGCCGGTGAGTACGCCGCGCCGTTCTTTGCCGTGGGCTGCGGTTTTGCCGGCGGCGGCCTGCGCGAGGCGTGCCCGAAGGAAGAGATCTGGAGCTTCTCGCCGTTCGAGCTGCTGAGCATCCCGCGCTACGTGTGGCGCATGATTCGCCGCGTCGAGGTGAACTGGCAGGTCGTCCTGCTGCTCGCGATCATCGGCCTCGAGGCCATCCGGCAAACGGTGGGGGCGCGCTACCCGTTGCGTCTGTTCCAGCTGTCGGATCCGTCGCCCTGGCTCTCGCTGCTGGTCTACCTCGCGACCATCATCACGGTATCGACGCCAATCAAGATCTGGAACAACGCCCGCATCGAGCATCGGCTGCAGGAGCAGGAGAAACTGCTGCTGGCCGCGAAGGTCGAGGCCCTCAAGAGCCAGATCAACCCCCACTTCCTGTTCAACACCCTGGCCTCGGTGTCGTCGCTGATCCGGTCGCAGCCCGAAACCGCCCGCCAGGTGATCCAGAAGTTGTCGGGCCTGCTCCGCAAGCTGATGAGCAACCAGCAGCAGTTCGTCACCCTGCGCGAGGAACTGGCCGCCATCGACGAATACCTGGACATCGAGGTCATCCGCTTCGGCACGCGGCTCGCCGTCCACAAGGCCATCGCACCTGATACGCTCGACATCATCGTGCCCAGCCTCCTGCTCCAGCCGCTGGTGGAAAACTGCATCAAGCACGGCTTCGCCCGCAAGGTCGGCCCCGGCACCATCACGCTGCGCAGCTGGCGCAACGGCGGCACCGCCGTCATCGAGGTGGCCGACGATGGCCTGGGTATTTCCCAGGAGCGGCTGGCCCACGCGCTGTCGAGCGGCATCGGGCTGAGCAACGTCAACGAACGCCTGCGCGTGCTCTATGGGACCACCGGCCGCCTGGTGCTGACCGGCTCCCCGGGCAAGGGCGCGTGCGCGCGCGTCGAGATTCCCCTCGACCTCTCGGCGGAGCGAGTTACCGCATGA